Proteins found in one Choloepus didactylus isolate mChoDid1 chromosome 25, mChoDid1.pri, whole genome shotgun sequence genomic segment:
- the LOC119520545 gene encoding S-formylglutathione hydrolase-like produces the protein MALKQISSNKCFGGLQKVFEHDSVELNCKMKFAVYLPPKAETGKCPTLYWLSGLTCTEQNFISKSGYHQAASEHGLVVVAPDTSPRGCNIEGEDESWDFGTGAGFYVDTTEDPWKTNYRMYSYVTEELPQLINANFPVDPQRMSVFGHSMGGHGALICALKNPGKYKSVSAFAPICNPVLCPWGKKAFSGYLGSDQSKWKAYDATHLVKSYPGSQLDILIDQGKDDQFLSDGQLLPDNFIAACTEKKIPVVFRSQEGYDHSYYFIATFITDHIRHHAKYLNV, from the coding sequence ATGGCTTTGAAACAGATTTCCAGCAACAAGTGCTTTGGAGGATTACAAAAAGTGTTTGAACATGACAGTGTTGAGCTGAACTGCAAAATGAAATTTGCTGTGTACCTACCACCAAAGGCAGAAACTGGAAAATGCCCCACACTCTACTGGCTGTCTGGCTTAACTTGCACAGAACAGAATTTTATATCAAAATCCGGTTACCATCAGGCTGCCTCAGAACATGGTCTTGTCGTCGTTGCTCCAGATACCAGTCCTCGTGGTTGCAATATTGAAGGAGAAGATGAGAGCTGGGACTTTGGCACTGGTGCTGGATTTTATGTGGATACCACTGAAGATCCTTGGAAAACTAACTACAGAATGTACTCTTATGTAACGGAGGAGCTTCCCCAACTCATCAACGCCAATTTCCCAGTGGACCCCCAAAGGATGTCTGTTTTTGGCCATTCCATGGGAGGCCACGGAGCTCTGATTTGTGCTTTGAAGAACCCAGGAAAATACAAATCCGTGTCGGCATTTGCTCCAATTTGCAACCCGGTGCTCTGTCCTTGGGGCAAAAAAGCCTTTAGTGGATATTTGGGATCAGATCAAAGTAAATGGAAGGCTTATGATGCTACCCATCTTGTGAAGTCATATCCAGGGTCTCAGCTGGATATACTAATTGATCAAGGAAAAGATGACCAGTTCCTTTCAGATGGGCAGTTACTTCCTGATAACTTCATAGCTGCttgtacagaaaagaaaattcctgttgtttttagATCGCAAGAGGGATACGATCACAGCTATTACTTCATTGCAACCTTTATTACTGATCACATCAGAcatcatgcaaaatacctgaaTGTGTGA